ACAGCATAGTATTATCTTTTAGTAGAAAGATAAAATTTACTGACAGGTATGATTTATTTAATAACCAAAGCATGACCTAGACAGGCAGAAATTTAGAAGaggtatttgatatatataataataaggaAACACCTGACTGCCAGTGTCCATGCAGCTGAGGGGTGTATTAGTGGTTGTGTTCCAGAATCGAATACATCGATCAGTTGTTCCACCACCAGAAGCTAGAAGTCCATGAAGATGGGGGGACCATGCAATCGCTTTTACAGCAGCCGTATGCTCACAATATTTTAATACAGGTTGTGTTGAATGGTTGTTCCATACGAAAAGCTGGTCATGAAGATTTATATGAGAAACTGTAACCAAGAGCTTAAGGGaatgaaaaatatcatataGCAAGTATCGTGATAAGAACAACTATGTTTTGGTAATTAACCACATACTCTGTTATCATTTCCACCAGAAGCTAATTCACGGCTATCAGGAGACCATTTGAGCCCACAAACCTGAAAATAAGTAATTGCTATCAAGATGCAAGCAgaagtaaaacaaaaaaaactgaCAAGAACCGACACAGAAAAACTGACAAGAACGACTTAAATAATGAGAAGCAAGGAAGTCTGACCTCTGACTTGTGACCACTTAGCTTACTGACATAATCTTCATGAGCTCGTATATCACGCTGAAGAATACTCTTGTCCCGGCTTGCTGAAGACAACTGGGAGGAGCTCCAAGCTAGCGCACCAACTCTTAAACGATGTCCCTCCATTGTTCTTATCCTCTTACAGTGAGAGGCATCCCATAACTATGCCAAATAAGATTTCAACATCAGTTAACCACATGAACAGAGAAGGTACTATGACATAATCCTATATTCTTCATCCAATAGAGAGGatctaaataatttttcatgtcaaaaaggaaaaactGAGTTTCATGCAATAGATTATGCATGCAACAACATAGATTATGCatgaataaagaaaaataaaaaaaccaaGTTATTACATCAGTGGAGCTAATGTTAGCTTTAGGATGCCCAAAATCCGTAGGATAGaggagaaaatgaaaagaaacgAAGTGTATGGAACAACAACCAGGATAACAAGCCCAAGCATTCAAAGAATTTTTTTCCATGGAATTTATCTTGAGTCATAAGGTTTGTTTGTGATAGACTTCGTTCATACTACACCACAATATGACAACTTCACAACGAATGTATTGAAAAGTTCTCCTTTTATATCtatagaaaaacttgatatGCAAATTCCAAATATGGCTTAGAGAACAGCCTCACAAGTACTTCAAGTTTTATGCGACTTTATTTTGTTGGACAAATTAGCTTCTAGAATAACATATACAGAGAAGATTGagataaaaaaaagtttattgAGATTAAGGCATTTTATGTATATCACAGTAAAACCAGTGCTAGGACAAGcagctttttattattttggatAAGTTTTTGAGAGAGACCATGCTTTTGACGTAAGGATGTGTACCTACTGGACCTAATCAGcagaaaaaatctaaaattgtTCGAGAATAAGTGATTGGCTCCTGTTAACAGTTCTCTTCCATATAAGAACACGAAACAAGATGAACAAAATAAGCATACCAGACCTGAACTTTCCCATTACTTGTTCCAACAGCAAGATGTGTACCTCGCTGTGCCCACCCAACTGAAGTAACATTATCATCAATTCCCAAGTCGCACAACTTCACTACCTGCAATAGCATTCAACAGAATAAAATTATGTGCATCGGCCAAGATAGATTCATTAATCGAGCAAAAGTTACATAAATATCTCCATCAAAGAAACGGTAACGAAGCCAAAAGACTCACCTTGCCACTAGATCCATGCCATAAATATACACAGCTCCCCAGTCCCACAGCTAACACATTCTGTGAAGACCAGTCCACAAGGTTTAGATAAAAATCGTCTTGCAATGCAGGGGCATCCAATACCTATCAAGAACCCACACAAGAACTAACATAAGCCTTCTCACGTGGTAACAAAAATCCACCACCTCATAAAATAACAACTTTATAGAACCCTCAAAACAAAGAATATTCAAGAACCCAACAACCAAGAAAAGAGGAACAGGGTGGTGATGTGGGCGGCCGCTGAGGGGACTAACATATAACTAGTGTCGTTCCTACTCTACAGCCCACCACGAGCTCACACTAATTATTCCAGCTGAAACTCAAACTTAACATGCTCAAATTCTACTCCTTAAACCACTTCACTATCCCCACAAAAATCCTACTAATAATTATCATCCGAAAAACTCAAAACaaattactccctccgttccaaTTCAAGTGTTTTCTCTTTCCATATTCAGTAAATTTTCCAATTCCAACATCCTACTCGAcaagtttaagaccacaagatttaaTGAACTACAAGCATCACTagtttaagatcacaagatttagatgtctctcttcatttcttaaactccgcATTCAATCAAACTATAAGACACTTAaattgggacggagggagtaccTTATAAGGTGATTTTGGAACTTTCCGGGGAGCCTTAACAGGACTAGTACTAACACCCGGCATCTGCTCATCAAACCCAAAAGGCAACAAAGAATCCAAACGTTGTCTTGTCTCCGTCTTATACCTAAAAATATTAGAATTGGGTCTCTTCAAATTCCTCCCATTCCCACGAACATTCTTCTCCGGTGTCACCGGATTCACTACATTCCCAGAATCAGGACCAAACAAAGCAGTACGAAGAAGAGAAGTATACGCATTGGTAGAAGAATCCTCTGTATTGGAAGAACTAGGTGACAATGGCAACCCAAAAAGCGCAAAATTAGATGAAGTTCTGCTAGGAATGAAACGGTCACTGTAGATTGAACGAGAAGGTGAAGGATGGTATGAATTGAAACCCGGGATTAAatgattattactattattattattagtcttAGATGGAGTTTTGGGGTTGAATTTGGAATCGGGATCAGGTGATGATTGAGGTTCCATGGAATTTGAGCTGGGGTTCTCCATAGTCGATTCTTGAAAACCCTagaagatgatgatgaagaagacgACGACGACGAACaagggattttttttttttttagtgttggaaaaatattttttgttttaaggAATAAATTTTTTCCCGGGAGAAATAGCAAGAGAAGTTGGGGTTTTGCGGGAAATTTTGTGGGTCCCATAAAGCGCACCGTATTTATATATTCTCTTCTACTTTGTTTATGAATGTAACAACTAACAATATAATAACAAAACGTGTTGAGTTGCCAAAttctattttgaaaaaattacctaattatacttctttatttatcatatttttcataatttccactcatttcaaaaaaaattcaaaaatatcttatttttatccgaatacattaattcagtaattcgggatacattaattctgattcataaattatttctaCGTTCAATGTATCATACTTTAAATGTTACCtactaatatataaaaaaaggtagGGAAAAATGATAATTAACCCTTTACACTATGTGATTCATGTaagttttccattttatttttaccaAATACTGATA
This Solanum dulcamara chromosome 1, daSolDulc1.2, whole genome shotgun sequence DNA region includes the following protein-coding sequences:
- the LOC129879867 gene encoding protein FIZZY-RELATED 2-like translates to MENPSSNSMEPQSSPDPDSKFNPKTPSKTNNNNSNNHLIPGFNSYHPSPSRSIYSDRFIPSRTSSNFALFGLPLSPSSSNTEDSSTNAYTSLLRTALFGPDSGNVVNPVTPEKNVRGNGRNLKRPNSNIFRYKTETRQRLDSLLPFGFDEQMPGVSTSPVKAPRKVPKSPYKVLDAPALQDDFYLNLVDWSSQNVLAVGLGSCVYLWHGSSGKVVKLCDLGIDDNVTSVGWAQRGTHLAVGTSNGKVQLWDASHCKRIRTMEGHRLRVGALAWSSSQLSSASRDKSILQRDIRAHEDYVSKLSGHKSEVCGLKWSPDSRELASGGNDNRLFVWNNHSTQPVLKYCEHTAAVKAIAWSPHLHGLLASGGGTTDRCIRFWNTTTNTPLSCMDTGSQVCNLVWSKNADELVSTHGYSQNQIILWRYPTMTKIATLTGHSYRVLYLAISPDGQMIVTGAGDETLRFWNVFPSPKSQNTESEIGASSLGRTQIR